One genomic window of Mercenaria mercenaria strain notata chromosome 2, MADL_Memer_1, whole genome shotgun sequence includes the following:
- the LOC123564779 gene encoding histone H3.3A, with protein sequence MARTKQTARKSTGGKAPRKQLATKAARKSAPSTGGVKKPHRYRPGTVALREIRRYQKSTELLIRKLPFQRLVREIAQDFKTDLRFQSAAIGALQEASEAYLVGLFEDTNLCAIHAKRVTIMPKDIQLARRIRGERA encoded by the exons atgGCTCGTACAAAGCAGACTGCCAGAAAGTCCACAGGAGGTAAAGCTCCTCGTAAACAACTTGCTACTAAAGCTGCAAGAAAGAGTGCACCCTCCACTGGAGGTGTCAAGAAACCTCATCGTTACAGGCCAGGTACCGTTGCTCTGAGAGAAATCAGAAGGTACCAGAAGTCCACAGAATTGCTCATCAGAAAACTCCCATTCCAGAGATTGGTCAGGGAAATTGCACAGGACTTCAAAACAGATCTGAGATTCCAGAGTGCTGCAATTGGAGCTTTACAG GAGGCCAGTGAAGCTTACTTGGTTGGACTTTTTGAAGACACTAACTTGTGTGCCATTCACGCTAAGAGAGTCACAATCATGCCCAAGGACATTCAGTTGGCCAGAAGAATTCGAGGAGAGAGAGCATAA